In the Populus trichocarpa isolate Nisqually-1 chromosome 1, P.trichocarpa_v4.1, whole genome shotgun sequence genome, one interval contains:
- the LOC7480048 gene encoding uncharacterized protein LOC7480048, giving the protein MFYRGYPDGPDGREMGAKRQRMVDQGPSFYGNSPGSSFMYNTPPYGYVSQPPPPFPVVRLRGLPFDCTETDVAEFFRGLDIVDVLFVHKGGKFTGEAFCVLGYPLQVDFALQKNRQNMGRRYVEVFRSKRQDYYKAIANEVSESRGSPRRNISRAKSYDEGKDLAEHTGVLRLRGLPFSAGKDDIMEFFKDFVLSEDLIHITMNSEGRPTGEAFVEFANAEDSKAAMAKDRMTLGSRYIELFPSSIEELDEAVSRGR; this is encoded by the exons ATGTTCTATAGAGG ATATCCTGACGGTCCTGATGGACGTGAAATGGGTGCAAAACGTCAGCGGATGGTTGATCAGGGTCCTTCATTCTATGGTAATTCCCCTGGTTCAAGTTTTATGTACAACACACCTCCCTATGGATATGTTAGCCAGCCACCTCCGCCTTTCCCTGTTGTTCGCCTTCGTGGTCTTCCTTTTGACTGCACAGAAACTGATGTGGCTGAGTTCTTTCGTGGTTTGGACATAGTTGATGTTCTTTTTGTTCACAAGGGTGGTAAGTTCACTGGTGAAGCTTTTTGTGTTCTGGGGTATCCTCTTCAAGTTGATTTTGCACTTCAAAAGAACAGGCAGAACATGGGCAGGAGATATGTTGAGGTTTTTCGGAGTAAGAGGCAGGATTATTACAAGGCAATAGCAAATGAAGTTTCAGAATCTCGTGGTTCACCACGACGAAATATCTCTAGGGCTAAATCTTACGATGAGGGAAAGGACTTAGCCGAACATACAGGGGTATTACGATTGAGGGGGCTGCCATTTTCAGCTGGCAAGGATGACATAATGGAATTCtttaaagattttgttttatctGAAGATTTGATTCATATTACGATGAATTCAGAGGGTAGGCCAACTGGGGAAGCCTTTGTGGAGTTTGCAAATGCAGAAGATTCTAAAGCAGCGATGGCCAAAGATAGGATGACTCTTGGGAGTCGTTATATAGAGCTGTTTCCCTCATCAATCGAGGAGTTGGATGAAGCGGTTTCAAGAGGCCGGTGA